Below is a genomic region from Eupeodes corollae chromosome 1, idEupCoro1.1, whole genome shotgun sequence.
tttaaaaaaaagaagtagcaAAACATTAGTTGTCATTTGCAAACTAATGTATATTGTCGCAGTCTAAGAAAACAAGGGTTGAAATTTGCCACTTGTGTgtgtaggtatttaaaaaaacgaatcataatctacaagaaaacaatttcaatccaCAAACTCCTGCTGAAATTCAcgattaaaattaacattaaattgatacaaattaatatcaaattgcaattcgctgtttgaaatatttgttttcctcGGTCTAATTATTGCTACTCAAATGtagtgaaatatgatttttgagtgtcaatatcttcattttgctcattttatgaaattgcaaacaaaaagtagCAATTTACTTATTTCGAAGCCAAGGTCCAAAACTGGATTCATTTTTCGTGATTTGTAGCTTATTTTTCTTGATCTGATCTAAGAATTCTTTCCGTGTAAGTGTGGCGATAACGTcatcaacctaacctaacctaaccatgtaTGTGAAAAGCAAACAGCCAAATTTACCATTAGACGCGTTTTcagtttcatttaatttacGTCACAAATTGGTCACGGATCTATGGTGATTTATCTTCATCAACAAATTGTGTATTTGCCTagaataaatgttttgttttgtttgaaagaatATTCTAGCTTAAAGGGGTTTCACACTCATAGGATTGGTAACCACAAGAAGCTAACAAATTagcataaacataaaataaaaatgaaaaattaaaaactcaataatGAATAAATCTATATGGGATTAAGGAATTTCTCCAATGTTCTAACTTCAAGAATTAAGCAGGCATCATcagctttattaaaaattcattttttgtttgctattgttgattataataaaattatggtTTTCTGATTTTTTGGCCAGTTCCATCCTTTTGCAACTTAGAGTAGGTATATAAAACTCCCTGGCTCAGTGGAAGATCTAGTTCAGTTTGACAAGTCAACGAAGAAGTAAGACGTAAGAGTTAATCATGAGATCTTTCATTGTGAGTTCGAGCACTAagcttttttagattttattttgaacatttctAATGTTTGGTTTAATTATTATAGATTCTAGGATTTTTGGCAGTTGCCAGTGCTGGTGTTTTGCCTGGTTACAACTACGGACCAGGTCTATCAGGCACCAGTTCATCTGGATCTTCTGGAAGCCTTATCGGACAAGGATCAAGCTATAATTCTGTTATTGGCAGCAGCGGTGGATCCAGTGGAGGGCTTATTGGTTCGGGAAGTGGCATTATTAGCTCTGGATTGGGAAGCTCAAGTGGATATGGAAGTGGTTTGATCAGCAGTGGAGGTTATGGAGGTAGCTCAGGAGGCAGCATTATCAGCAGCGGAGGTTATGGAGGTAGCTCAGGAGGCAGCCTCATCAGCAGTGGAGGATATGGAGGCAGCTCAGGGGGCAGCCTCATCAGCAGCGGAGGATATGGAAGCAGCTCAGGGGGCAGCCTCATTAGCAGTGGAGGATACAGGCAAGGTGGATCCTCTGGTACCACACTCAACATTGGAATCAATGCCCTCGACTCAGTTCCACAGACTGTCGAATACAGCAAACAATTCTACCACTTCACCGCACCCGAAGAAGCCCACGAAGAAGGTCAGGTCATGAGGCAGTTGAGCAATGTCTTAAAGAAGAACCTCCAGGTTGTCTTCATCAAGGCTCCCGAAAACAACGCCGCCACCAATGCAGCCCTTCAGTTGGCCAAACAAGCTATTGAACAAAGAACAGCTATCTATGTGCTTTCCAAACAAAACGACGGCTCTCAATTGGTTGGACAACTCCAACAAATTCAAGAGAACGTACAAACCACCCCTGAGGTTAGATTCATCAAGTACAGGACACCTGAAGATGTGCAACGTGCCAAGGCTGAGATCCAATCTCAATACAATAACTTTGGAGGAGCAACTGAGAACTTCGACGGAGGTGTTGCCCCTGTTTTGAATTACGCTAGTCCTGCTCAAGCTACCCAACAGTTCATTGGTGGTTCATCCCAATTGATCGGAGGTGGAAGCAGCTATGGATCCGGATCAGGTCAATTGATCTCTGGTGGTGGAAGCAGTACCTACGGATCCGGATCAGGTCAATTGATTGGTGGAGGAATCAGCTATGGATCATCAGGATCGAAAATTGGATCCCAATTGATTGGATCAGGATCCAATCTTAGCTCTTCTCAAATTATTGGATCAGGAACTGGATCATCATCTCATTCGATTGGAGGTTCTGGTTCAACCTCTTCTTCTAGCTACTTGCCACCAACTCCTTTCAAGAAATAAGTCTGAAAGTCTGTGTTTAAGTATGAAGCTtataaaattaagattaaattgttagttacttttttttgaataataaataattacgagtatgaagatttttaaatgacTTATTGTGTTTTGAATGAAGCTCTAATTACTTTTAAACGTTTTAACGCATCACTGGTCCCCTtgacaatattataaataatactcggaattttaaaaaattaagctttaagGACCATTGTAGTGTttcgctttttttttattcgacgGGAATGTGCTTTTCAGTGTTACCAATGAGAAACACGCTCCTTAAAGCTTGTAAAAGATcttcaaaatacttttaattaaaaatatttacttgatTTAAAGTTAACACAAACTAAGTTCAAATTCGTACTAAAATGCTGATGAATTAATGAGCAGTGTATAGCTAGCAGCGTTTTTTAATACAGATAAGGAAGAATTTATTTATgcacaatcaattttaaaatattgtacattttttaattccatttgcattcaaattttgagaagaatatTGGAGAAGATGCGTATTTCAAGTTGAAAAACATTTTCgcacttttcaatttttaaactgCCAAAGAAAAGTCCACGTGCTGTATAAGCTCTGTAAAATCTAAGAAACATACCTTACTCAGGAATACAAACTAGGTTGGGTTTTGAAAGTTCCAACAAAAATGTTCCTCAATCTTAGATCTTAAGTGAAAAATGCAAGACaacaaaataagattaaaaaataaaagaaaaacattttatcagTTAAAATTCTACTGTATTTCGTTTTATTCactgaaatattattaaaattactttaacatTATAACACTTTACTTTTTCTTCAAAGGGGGGAGAATTTGTGTTGTTTCGGGTGAACTGTAAGAGACTACATTGTTTGAACCCAAACCGTAATTTCCCGAATTCAGAATGGAACCACCATTGACAATTTTAGTTGAACTGATTCCAGATCTGTATATTGGGCTGATTGTTGATCCAATAGTCAATGGGCTGATGGTTGAACCATAGGTCAATGGGCTGATGGTTGAACCGATGGTCAATGGGGCAACAGTTGAACGAATTGATCCCACAACAGGGGTAGATCCAATAATTCTGGTTGACCCGATCGAAACAGGGGAACTTCCAATAATTTTGGTTGATCCAAGGCCAGATGATATCAAGGGACCATTGTCAATGATGGTGGTGGTAGGTCCAAGACCGGATCCCAAAACAGAACCACCTCCAATAATATTTGTAGATCCAAGACCGGATCCCAAAACAGCACCACCTCCAATAATATTTGTAGATCCCAAACCAGATCCCAAAAGAGCACCACCACTGGACAATGTACTGACTCCACTAGCGTAGTTTAGAACTGGAGCAACACCCCCATCGTATGACTCAGAAGATCCTCCAGTATTTTCGTATTGAGCTTGAATGATTTCCTTGGCGTAGGCAAGATCCTGAGGAGTCCTGTATTTGACAATCCTGACATCAGGTACGGTGGGTACGTTCTCTTGGATTTGTTGAAGTTGTCCAACCAATTGAGCACCATCGTTTTGCTTGCTAAGGACATAAATATCAGTCTTCTGTTCAATAGCTTGTTTGGCCAATTGGAGAGCGGCACTGGTTGCGGCGTTGTTTTCGGGTGCCTTGATAAAGACGACCTGAAGGTTCTTCTTCAAGACGTTGCTAAGTTGCTTGGTGACGGTTCCTTCTTCTTGGATCTCTTCGGGTGCCTCGAAATGGAAGAATTGTTTGCTGTATTCAACAGTCTGGGGAATTGAGTCTAGAGAGGGAATTCCAATGACGTTGGAAACTCCACCGCTAACGAGGCCGCTTCCTCCGCTGATGATTTGACTTCCTCCACCAATACCAACGAGTCCACTGCCTCCACTGATGATTTGGCTTCCTCCATTGATGAGTCCACTGCCTCCACTAATGATTTGGCTTCCTCCATTGATGAGTCCACTGCCTCCGCTAATGATTTGACCTCCTCCATTGATAAGTCCACTACCTGAGCCAATCAAACCACCAGCTCCAATAAGCCTACCTCCATATCCACCAGTACTGATAAGACCGCCTCCATTGCCAATGATACCACCTCCGTTGCTAATAATTCCACTGCCATAACGGTTTCCAATTAGTCCACTTCCATATCCTCCGGTACTGATCACACGGGTGTTTCCAGTGTTGATCAATCCGTTGCCAATGAGGTTTCCTGAACTGATGATACCACTGTTTCCAGTGGAAATCAAACGGTTTCCGATAAGTCCTCCAGTACCAGCAAGTCCAATATTACCAACCAAAGAGCTTCCACTTCCTTGCAAACTTTCAGTCAGTGGTCTTGCTGTTGTACTGTAGCTGTAACCGCTCAAGTCTCCAGCACTGGACGCTGCTACCAAAAAACCTAAAATCTTTAAACACACAGAATGTTagaagaatacaaatattttgcaagGATAAAACTTACAATGAATACTCTCATTGTTGCGTCCTGCTTTGTCGTTGGATAAAGAGAAATGAACTAGATTTTACACTTCGCATCTTGGTTTTATATAGTTGCAGTCGATGACTCAAAAAAGCATCAATAGTTAAGAAGCCTGAAACAACCaagctcaacaaaaaaaaaaaactcctttcaAAAAACAGGTCGCAAGTCCCAACTGGAGCTGTTCTAACTTGATTTTGCATCTGCATCTTTTACTTTCATATTGATACAATTGTTACTTTTTTGTATCGCTTATTAATATgcaaattatgtatttaatcctaaattttattttaaatgcaaagaacaaaattataagaTTTCTTTTATCATAGGTTAAAGcaaattaacttaaatatcAAAGCACAACGAACTTTAGTG
It encodes:
- the LOC129938617 gene encoding ice nucleation protein-like isoform X2; the encoded protein is MRVFIILGFLVAASSAGDLSGYSYSTTARPLTESLQGSGSSLVGNIGLAGTGGLIGNRLISTGNSGIISSGNLIGNGLINTGNTRVISTGGYGSGLIGNRYGSGIISNGGGIIGNGGGLISTGGYGGRLIGAGGLIGSGSGLINGGGQIISGGSGLINGGSQIISGGSGLVGIGGGSQIISGGSGLVSGGVSNVIGIPSLDSIPQTVEYSKQFFHFEAPEEIQEEGTVTKQLSNVLKKNLQVVFIKAPENNAATSAALQLAKQAIEQKTDIYVLSKQNDGAQLVGQLQQIQENVPTVPDVRIVKYRTPQDLAYAKEIIQAQYENTGGSSESYDGGVAPVLNYASGVSTLSSGGALLGSGLGSTNIIGGGAVLGSGLGSTNIIGGGSVLGSGLGPTTTIIDNGPLISSGLGSTKIIGSSPVSIGSTRIIGSTPVVGSIRSTVAPLTIGSTISPLTYGSTISPLTIGSTISPIYRSGISSTKIVNGGSILNSGNYGLGSNNVVSYSSPETTQILPPLKKK
- the LOC129938619 gene encoding keratin, type I cytoskeletal 9-like, which encodes MRSFIILGFLAVASAGVLPGYNYGPGLSGTSSSGSSGSLIGQGSSYNSVIGSSGGSSGGLIGSGSGIISSGLGSSSGYGSGLISSGGYGGSSGGSIISSGGYGGSSGGSLISSGGYGGSSGGSLISSGGYGSSSGGSLISSGGYRQGGSSGTTLNIGINALDSVPQTVEYSKQFYHFTAPEEAHEEGQVMRQLSNVLKKNLQVVFIKAPENNAATNAALQLAKQAIEQRTAIYVLSKQNDGSQLVGQLQQIQENVQTTPEVRFIKYRTPEDVQRAKAEIQSQYNNFGGATENFDGGVAPVLNYASPAQATQQFIGGSSQLIGGGSSYGSGSGQLISGGGSSTYGSGSGQLIGGGISYGSSGSKIGSQLIGSGSNLSSSQIIGSGTGSSSHSIGGSGSTSSSSYLPPTPFKK
- the LOC129938617 gene encoding ice nucleation protein-like isoform X1 produces the protein MRVFIILGFLVAASSAGDLSGYSYSTTARPLTESLQGSGSSLVGNIGLAGTGGLIGNRLISTGNSGIISSGNLIGNGLINTGNTRVISTGGYGSGLIGNRYGSGIISNGGGIIGNGGGLISTGGYGGRLIGAGGLIGSGSGLINGGGQIISGGSGLINGGSQIISGGSGLINGGSQIISGGSGLVGIGGGSQIISGGSGLVSGGVSNVIGIPSLDSIPQTVEYSKQFFHFEAPEEIQEEGTVTKQLSNVLKKNLQVVFIKAPENNAATSAALQLAKQAIEQKTDIYVLSKQNDGAQLVGQLQQIQENVPTVPDVRIVKYRTPQDLAYAKEIIQAQYENTGGSSESYDGGVAPVLNYASGVSTLSSGGALLGSGLGSTNIIGGGAVLGSGLGSTNIIGGGSVLGSGLGPTTTIIDNGPLISSGLGSTKIIGSSPVSIGSTRIIGSTPVVGSIRSTVAPLTIGSTISPLTYGSTISPLTIGSTISPIYRSGISSTKIVNGGSILNSGNYGLGSNNVVSYSSPETTQILPPLKKK